One window from the genome of Populus alba chromosome 15, ASM523922v2, whole genome shotgun sequence encodes:
- the LOC118056258 gene encoding heavy metal-associated isoprenylated plant protein 31, giving the protein MSLMVEVRVPNLDCQGCASKLKKALLKLKGAEEVEVEMEVQKITVRGYALEEKKVIKAIKRAGKAAEPWPFPGYSHFASFYKYPTYIANHYYDTYKNVASTNGVHTFFHTPAVYSLAVASDEAVASLFSDDNPHACTIM; this is encoded by the exons ATGTCT CTGATGGTGGAGGTAAGAGTTCCAAACTTAGATTGTCAGGGCTGTGCTTCGAAGCTAAAGAAAGCTCTCCTCAAGCTAAAAG GAGCAGAAGAGGTAGAAGTAGAGATGGAAGTGCAAAAGATTACTGTTAGAGGCTATGCATTGGAGGAGAAGAAGGTGATCAAAGCAATTAAACGAGCAGGGAAAGCAGCAGAGCCATGGCCATTCCCCGGATACTCTCATTTTGCCTCTTTTTACAAGTATCCAACCTACATTGCCAACCATTACTATGACACATACAAGAATGTTGCTAGCACTAATGGTGTCCACACCTTTTTCCACACCCCTGCTGTCTATTCACTCGCTGTTGCATCTGATGAGGCTGTGGCTTCCCTTTTCAGCGATGACAATCCTCATGCTTGCACCATCATGTGA
- the LOC118056259 gene encoding uncharacterized protein — translation MKQRFSEGMIWRPFMKLPARSSAVIFLLLFLFVGALVCTRLLDSTVTGGSAVVKAFLTDKIPKIPRNKTEYPVNCTAFNPRRKCPTNYPTSTQEGPDRPSVSTCPEHFRWIHEDLRPWAHTGISRDMVERAKRTANFRLVIVNGKAYMERYRKSFQTRDTFTVWGIIQLLRKYPGKLPDLDMMFDCVDWPVVRSSDYSGPNATSPPALFRYCGDDASLDVVFPDWSFWGWPEVNIKPWESLSNDLKEGNKITKWMEREPYAFWKGNPSVAATRQDLMKCHASETQDWNARVYAQDWIKESQQGYQQSNLANQCVHKYKIYIEGSAWSVSEKYILACDSVTLLVKPHYYDFFTRSLVPNRHYWPIKEDDKCRSIKFAVEWGNNHSEEAQAMGKAASEFIQEDLKMDYVYDYMFHLLNEYAKLLTFKPTKPGRAIELCAEAMACPANGLEKKFMMDSMVMSPADTSPCTMPPPYDPPSLHSVFQRNGNSIKQVEAWEKEYWDNQIKQS, via the exons ATGAAGCAGAGGTTTTCAGAAGGTATGATCTGGCGGCCATTCATGAAGTTACCAGCTAGATCGTCTGCTGTCATCTTCCTCCTCCTTTTCCTCTTCGTCGGCGCGTTGGTCTGCACGCGTCTCCTCGACTCCACT GTTACTGGTGGCAGCGCGGTCGTGAAAGCATTTTTGACTGACAAAATCCCTAAAATACCCCGAAACAAAACCGAGTACCCGGTCAATTGCACCGCATTCAACCCCAGACGAAAATGCCCCACGAATTACCCGACGAGCACTCAAGAAGGTCCAGACCGTCCATCAGTCTCCACGTGTCCCGAGCACTTCCGTTGGATCCACGAAGACTTACGTCCATGGGCCCACACGGGAATCTCAAGAGACATGGTAGAAAGGGCTAAAAGGACAGCGAATTTTAGACTGGTGATTGTGAATGGCAAAGCATACATGGAAAGATATAGAAAGTCTTTTCAGACAAGAGATACTTTTACAGTGTGGGGAATCATACAGTTACTGAGGAAGTACCCCGGGAAATTGCCTGATTTGGATATGATGTTTGATTGTGTTGACTGGCCTGTTGTTCGATCAAGCGATTATAGTGGGCCCAATGCCACGTCCCCGCCTGCTTTGTTTCGGTATTGTGGTGATGACGCCTCCCTCGACGTTGTTTTTCCTGATTGGTCCTTCTGGGGATG GCCAGAGGTTAATATAAAGCCATGGGAGTCTTTGTCGAATGACTTGAAAGAAGGAAACAAGATCACCAAATGGATGGAAAGGGAACCTTACGCTTTTTGGAAAGGAAATCCATCTGTGGCTGCAACGAGGCAAGACCTTATGAAATGCCATGCATCTGAAACCCAAGACTGGAATGCTCGTGTCTATGCTCAG GACTGGATTAAAGAATCACAGCAAGGATACCAGCAATCAAACTTGGCAAACCAATGCGTtcacaa GTATAAAATCTACATTGAAGGGTCTGCGTGGTCAGTCAGTGAAAAATACATTCTTGCCTGTGACTCTGTTACCTTACTGGTGAAACCCCATTATTATGATTTCTTCACAAGAAGTCTGGTGCCCAACCGGCACTACTGGCCTATTAAGGAGGATGACAAGTGCAGATCCATTAAGTTCGCTGTTGAATGGGGCAACAACCATAGTGAAGAG GCACAGGCAATGGGAAAAGCGGCAAGTGAATTCATTCAAGAGGACTTGAAGATGGATTATGTCTACGACTACATGTTTCATCTCTTGAATGAGTATGCTAAACTCTTAACCTTCAAGCCTACTAAACCTGGAAGAGCTATTGAACTATGTGCAGAAGCAATGGCTTGCCCAGCAAATGGTCTAGAGAAGAAGTTTATGATGGACTCCATGGTGATGAGTCCTGCAGACACAAGTCCATGCACCATGCCTCCTCCCTATGATCCTCCATCGCTCCATTCTGTTTTTCAAAGAAATGGCAATTCGATAAAACAAGTCGAGGCTTGGGAGAAGGAATACTGGGATAATCAAATTAAGCAGTCTTAG
- the LOC140954629 gene encoding actin-depolymerizing factor 7 — protein sequence MANAASGMAVDDECKLKFLELKTKRNYRFIIFKIESQQVVVEKLGSPEETYEEFAASLPADECRYAVFDYDFITNENCQKSKIFFIAWSPDTSRVRSKMVYASSKDRFKRELDGIQVELQATDPSEMSFDIIKSRAL from the exons ATG GCGAATGCAGCGTCTGGAATGGCTGTTGATGATGAATGTAAGCTGAAGTTTTTGGAACTGAAGACAAAGAGAAACTATCGATTCATCATTTTCAAGATTGAATCTCAGCAAGTGGTGGTAGAGAAACTCGGGAGCCCTGAAGAAACCTACGAGGAATTCGCTGCTTCCCTCCCTGCTGATGAGTGTCGCTATGCTGTCTTTGACTATGATTTCATTACCAATGAGAATTGCCAGAAAAGTAAAATCTTCTTCATTGCATG GTCACCTGATACATCAAGGGTGAGAAGTAAGATGGTTTATGCAAGCTCCAAAGACAGATTCAAGAGGGAACTAGATGGCATTCAAGTGGAGTTGCAAGCAACCGATCCTAGCGAGATGAGCTTCGACATTATAAAGTCCCGAGCTCTTTAG